The following proteins are encoded in a genomic region of Pikeienuella piscinae:
- a CDS encoding copper chaperone PCu(A)C produces the protein MNFRLGAALLLLVLAFGAALYLSGGDDDALRLSGAAARIAPGADGGTLEVTMVIEAAGGPDRLLGASSPEAESVTIIGARDPAGLPIPEGATASLAADGAHLVATGVSGALDEGRLIPLTLRFETAGEASVKARLGAGGGMSHAMMGHAMGETLDATLSLQVTPEGAGWRIVATAPGFSFAPETMDGPHVAGEGHAHLYIGGLKIMRMTAPEALIGALPPGSHEVTLTLNTNDHRPYLNGGAPISATARVEVE, from the coding sequence ATGAATTTCCGGCTGGGGGCCGCGCTCCTGTTGTTGGTCCTGGCGTTCGGAGCCGCGCTCTATCTCAGCGGCGGCGACGATGACGCGCTCCGCCTCTCGGGCGCCGCAGCCCGGATCGCGCCGGGCGCGGACGGGGGGACGCTTGAGGTCACGATGGTGATCGAAGCCGCAGGCGGCCCCGACCGGCTGCTCGGCGCCTCATCGCCCGAGGCCGAGAGCGTCACGATCATCGGCGCGCGCGATCCCGCGGGCCTGCCGATCCCCGAAGGGGCGACCGCCAGCCTCGCGGCGGACGGCGCGCATCTTGTCGCGACCGGAGTTTCCGGCGCACTCGACGAGGGCCGACTCATTCCGCTCACTCTGCGCTTCGAAACGGCCGGCGAGGCGAGCGTGAAAGCCCGTCTGGGCGCGGGCGGCGGCATGAGCCACGCGATGATGGGTCACGCCATGGGCGAGACGCTGGACGCGACGCTTTCGCTGCAGGTGACGCCAGAGGGCGCGGGCTGGCGGATCGTCGCGACGGCGCCGGGGTTCAGCTTCGCGCCCGAGACCATGGACGGCCCGCATGTCGCCGGCGAAGGCCACGCTCATCTCTATATCGGCGGGCTGAAGATCATGCGAATGACCGCCCCGGAAGCGCTGATCGGGGCGCTGCCGCCGGGGTCGCATGAGGTGACGCTGACGCTGAACACCAATGACCACCGCCCCTACCTGAACGGTGGCGCTCCGATATCCGCTACGGCGCGGGTCGAAGTCGAATGA
- a CDS encoding branched-chain amino acid ABC transporter permease, producing the protein MRGETKAALLHGALIAVLAAAPFVLPEYHSGNLSRIMVLAVYAMGYNLLFGYTGLLSLGHALFFSVGMYGLALPMEHFGFAPEPGFLAGLIAALVVSAVVGFLALRTSGVAFMIVTLMFAQAGYLTILFFGELTRGDEGFVIGQAQRVVAGIDLSDSLNRFFAALLLFALSLMILSWLVQAPFGRALIAIRENEERARMLGYDVTRLKLFAVIISGVMSGAAGAGYALLFGYAGASFAAVQYSILPLLWVLLGGAGTLIGPLIGALLMFYLIDLSSGFTTAYMLIAGLALVLLTLFAPQGLAGELRRRIWRWLP; encoded by the coding sequence GTGAGGGGGGAGACGAAAGCCGCGCTCCTCCACGGGGCGCTGATCGCCGTGCTCGCGGCCGCGCCCTTCGTGCTGCCGGAGTATCATTCCGGGAACCTGTCGCGGATCATGGTGCTCGCGGTCTATGCGATGGGGTATAATCTCCTCTTCGGCTACACCGGCCTTCTCAGCCTCGGGCACGCCCTCTTTTTCTCCGTCGGCATGTACGGTCTGGCGCTACCGATGGAGCATTTCGGTTTCGCTCCGGAGCCGGGTTTCCTCGCCGGATTGATCGCGGCGCTCGTTGTTTCCGCCGTCGTCGGGTTTCTCGCGCTCCGCACCTCCGGCGTCGCCTTCATGATCGTCACGCTCATGTTCGCGCAGGCGGGGTATCTGACGATCCTCTTTTTCGGCGAGTTGACCCGCGGCGACGAGGGTTTCGTGATCGGACAAGCGCAGCGCGTGGTGGCCGGAATCGACCTTTCCGACAGCCTGAACCGCTTTTTCGCCGCGCTGCTTCTCTTCGCGCTCTCGCTAATGATCCTCTCGTGGCTGGTGCAGGCGCCGTTCGGGCGCGCGCTGATCGCGATCCGCGAGAACGAGGAACGTGCGCGGATGCTGGGCTATGACGTCACGCGGCTGAAGCTTTTCGCGGTGATCATCTCCGGCGTGATGTCGGGGGCCGCCGGGGCCGGCTACGCGCTTCTTTTCGGTTACGCCGGCGCGAGCTTCGCGGCGGTGCAATATTCGATCCTGCCGCTTCTCTGGGTGCTTCTCGGCGGGGCCGGCACACTGATCGGGCCGCTGATCGGCGCGCTCCTGATGTTCTACCTGATCGATCTCTCCTCCGGTTTCACGACGGCCTATATGCTGATCGCCGGGCTGGCGCTGGTGCTTCTGACGCTCTTCGCGCCGCAAGGTCTGGCGGGAGAGCTTCGCCGGCGGATCTGGAGGTGGCTGCCATGA
- a CDS encoding ABC transporter ATP-binding protein, with product MADHDKGAGVGGAAPAFALEVRGIDKSFGAVKANRDVRLKVAKGSIHGIIGENGAGKSTLMNILYGMYAADRGEILIDGEEVKMTSSAVAIRHGIGMVHQHFMLVAPFTVLENVMLGAEKDFLLKDSVAATRELIRGMGADYGLVVDADAKVADLPVGLQQRVEIIKALRGGAKILILDEPTGVLTPQETEGFFAILRALRDEGVTILLITHKLQEIMALTDRVSVMRQGEMVAHRATAETSREELAELMVGRKVLLQVERPAVAAGAPALRVSGLRYSDADGVERIKGLDFEIRAGELLAVAGVSGNGQSELLDVIAGILQPSDGRIEIGDVVIDRSHPRGPAEMRDLGVSHVPEDRHHRGLILPFDAKENCILGFQDGPAAGAGYTLDRAHIAARAARHVEEFDVRPPTAELRAAQYSGGNQQKLVLAREIDAAPKVLLVGQPTRGVDIGAIEFIYKRLMKLKAAGCAILLVSVELEEVLSIADRILVMSNGEQTGLIDRAEADERALGLMMAGVTSETALEAAT from the coding sequence TTGGCCGACCACGACAAGGGGGCGGGCGTCGGGGGAGCGGCGCCCGCCTTTGCGCTGGAAGTCCGGGGGATCGACAAATCCTTCGGCGCCGTCAAGGCGAATCGTGATGTTCGCCTGAAGGTCGCGAAAGGCTCAATCCACGGGATCATCGGCGAGAACGGGGCGGGAAAATCCACCCTGATGAACATCCTTTACGGGATGTACGCCGCCGATCGCGGCGAGATCCTGATCGACGGCGAGGAGGTGAAAATGACCTCCTCCGCCGTCGCCATCCGGCACGGGATCGGCATGGTCCATCAGCATTTCATGCTGGTCGCGCCTTTCACCGTGCTGGAGAATGTCATGCTCGGCGCGGAGAAGGATTTTCTCCTCAAGGACTCGGTCGCCGCGACGCGGGAGCTGATCCGCGGCATGGGCGCGGATTACGGACTGGTCGTCGACGCTGACGCGAAAGTCGCGGATCTTCCGGTCGGGCTTCAGCAGCGGGTCGAGATCATCAAGGCGCTCAGGGGCGGCGCGAAGATCCTGATCCTCGACGAGCCGACCGGCGTTCTCACACCGCAGGAGACGGAGGGCTTTTTCGCCATTCTCCGCGCCCTTCGCGACGAGGGGGTGACGATCCTCCTCATCACCCACAAGCTGCAGGAGATCATGGCGCTGACCGACCGGGTCTCGGTGATGCGCCAGGGCGAGATGGTCGCGCATCGGGCGACGGCGGAGACCAGCCGCGAGGAGCTGGCCGAGCTGATGGTCGGGCGCAAGGTGCTGCTGCAAGTCGAGCGGCCCGCGGTCGCCGCCGGCGCGCCGGCGCTGCGGGTCAGCGGATTGCGCTATTCCGACGCCGATGGCGTCGAGCGGATCAAGGGCCTCGATTTCGAAATCAGGGCGGGCGAGCTGCTGGCGGTCGCCGGCGTGTCCGGCAATGGCCAGTCGGAGCTTCTGGACGTCATCGCGGGGATTCTCCAGCCCTCCGACGGCCGCATCGAGATCGGCGACGTGGTGATCGACCGCAGCCATCCGCGCGGCCCGGCGGAAATGCGCGATCTCGGCGTGAGCCATGTGCCCGAGGACCGACATCACCGCGGCCTGATCCTGCCCTTCGACGCGAAGGAGAACTGCATTCTCGGCTTTCAGGACGGGCCGGCGGCCGGTGCGGGCTATACGCTCGACCGGGCGCATATCGCCGCGCGCGCGGCGCGGCATGTGGAGGAGTTCGACGTCCGCCCGCCGACGGCGGAGCTGCGCGCTGCGCAATATTCCGGCGGAAACCAGCAGAAGCTGGTGCTGGCGCGCGAGATCGACGCGGCGCCAAAGGTGCTGCTGGTCGGGCAGCCGACGCGCGGCGTCGATATCGGCGCCATCGAATTCATCTACAAGCGCCTGATGAAGCTGAAGGCGGCGGGCTGCGCGATCCTGCTCGTCTCGGTCGAGCTCGAAGAGGTGCTGTCGATCGCCGACCGCATCCTCGTCATGTCGAATGGCGAGCAGACAGGGCTGATCGACCGGGCGGAGGCCGACGAGCGTGCGCTCGGCCTGATGATGGCCGGGGTGACGTCGGAAACGGCGCTGGAGGCGGCGACATGA
- a CDS encoding branched-chain amino acid ABC transporter permease, with translation MDFGPYLLLASLEGAVAAAVLALTAVGLSLVFGVMRVVNVAHGEFFMLGAVTAWWIGDQVGGAPVWGFVTALVVAPLFVGAVAALVDRLVLSRLNYDPEATIVATIGILYILQQTALMSYGPEARPVEAPFSHRIYFPWFGYSTYKFFVVGAAAIVLGGIWLLMTRTRIGLLLRASQMDSEMARAFGVNVGRVYALTFGLGAGLAAMAAVLVAPIQQAHYLMGGDPLLLSFIVVIIGGLGSIPGTVVAAVLIGMSDGIISIFFDPTLAKILATLLVAFVLVFRPQGLFGKRAA, from the coding sequence ATGGATTTCGGCCCCTATCTCCTCCTCGCCTCGCTCGAGGGCGCGGTCGCCGCGGCGGTGCTGGCGCTGACGGCGGTCGGGCTGTCGCTGGTCTTCGGGGTGATGCGGGTGGTCAATGTCGCGCATGGTGAGTTCTTCATGCTCGGCGCGGTCACCGCCTGGTGGATCGGCGATCAGGTCGGCGGCGCGCCGGTCTGGGGGTTCGTGACGGCGCTGGTCGTCGCGCCCCTCTTCGTCGGCGCTGTCGCCGCGCTGGTGGACCGGCTGGTGCTGAGCCGGCTGAATTACGACCCGGAAGCGACCATCGTCGCCACCATCGGCATTCTCTACATCCTTCAGCAAACCGCGCTGATGTCCTACGGGCCGGAGGCGCGGCCGGTCGAGGCGCCGTTCAGCCACCGGATCTATTTTCCGTGGTTCGGCTACTCGACCTACAAGTTCTTCGTGGTCGGCGCCGCGGCGATCGTCCTCGGCGGAATCTGGTTGCTGATGACCCGCACGCGCATCGGGCTCCTCCTGCGCGCCAGCCAGATGGACTCGGAGATGGCGCGCGCTTTCGGCGTCAATGTCGGTCGCGTCTATGCGCTCACCTTCGGGCTCGGGGCCGGGCTCGCTGCAATGGCGGCCGTGCTCGTCGCGCCGATCCAGCAGGCGCATTATCTGATGGGGGGCGACCCGCTTCTCCTTTCCTTCATCGTCGTCATCATCGGCGGGCTCGGCTCGATCCCCGGCACGGTGGTCGCGGCGGTGCTGATCGGCATGTCGGACGGGATCATATCGATCTTCTTCGACCCGACGCTGGCGAAGATCCTCGCAACGCTGCTTGTCGCTTTCGTCCTGGTCTTTCGCCCGCAGGGGCTTTTCGGGAAGCGCGCGGCGTGA
- a CDS encoding ABC transporter permease: MSEFLFQLALTFDATLRVATPLILAGMAGIFSERSGVIDIGLEGKILAGAFSAAAVAHLTGSPWIGLLAAIATSMLLALLHGFACITARGNQVISGLAINILASALTVTVGIALFRRGGGTPSLAPDERLPAIDLPFADALSGVPLIGALYSEILSGHRILVYVALLAVPLTAWLLYRTRFGLRLRAVGESPEAVDSAGVSVHLMRYKAVLLAGVFTGVAGAYLSIAHGGEFGREMSAGKGYIALAAVIFGKWRPVPTLFACLLFGFLGAAADRLQGRELPLIGAAPTDLMIALPYILTVVLLAGFIGKATPPRDIGEPYPKSK, translated from the coding sequence GTGAGCGAGTTCCTCTTTCAGCTCGCGCTCACTTTCGACGCGACTCTGCGGGTCGCGACGCCGCTGATCCTCGCCGGCATGGCGGGCATCTTCTCCGAGCGTTCCGGCGTCATCGACATCGGGCTGGAGGGGAAGATCCTCGCCGGGGCGTTCTCCGCCGCCGCGGTGGCGCATCTCACCGGCTCGCCCTGGATCGGGCTGCTGGCCGCCATCGCCACCTCGATGCTGCTGGCGCTGCTGCACGGTTTCGCCTGCATCACCGCGCGCGGCAATCAGGTGATCTCCGGGCTGGCGATCAACATCCTCGCCTCGGCGCTGACCGTCACCGTCGGCATCGCGCTCTTTCGCCGGGGCGGCGGGACGCCGTCGCTGGCCCCCGATGAGCGCCTGCCAGCGATCGACCTGCCGTTTGCGGATGCGCTTTCCGGCGTTCCGCTGATCGGCGCGCTCTATTCCGAGATTCTGTCGGGACACCGAATTCTCGTCTATGTCGCGCTGCTCGCGGTGCCGCTGACCGCCTGGCTGCTTTACCGGACCCGATTCGGGCTTCGGCTCCGCGCGGTCGGCGAAAGCCCGGAGGCGGTGGACAGCGCCGGGGTCTCCGTCCACCTGATGCGCTACAAGGCGGTGCTCTTGGCCGGCGTATTCACCGGGGTCGCCGGGGCCTATCTATCCATCGCCCATGGCGGCGAGTTCGGGCGGGAGATGTCGGCGGGGAAGGGCTATATCGCGCTCGCGGCGGTGATCTTCGGTAAGTGGCGGCCCGTTCCGACGCTCTTCGCCTGCCTCCTCTTCGGGTTTCTCGGCGCCGCCGCCGACCGGCTCCAGGGGCGGGAGTTGCCGCTGATCGGCGCCGCGCCGACCGACCTGATGATCGCGCTGCCCTATATCCTGACGGTGGTGCTTCTGGCCGGGTTCATCGGCAAGGCGACGCCGCCGCGCGATATCGGCGAGCCTTATCCGAAATCGAAGTAA
- a CDS encoding ABC transporter ATP-binding protein: protein MSLLSTSGLTRRFGGLVAVNAVDFDLPQGEVRALIGPNGAGKSTFVGLVSGRVAASGGRVRFDGADVTHLPAHRRIGLGIAYTFQITSVFARLSIFENVALAARPRLGRDRAAVADAVGAALERVGLVEPETTPAGALSYGHQRLLEIAMGLAQAPRLMILDEPTQGLAENEIAGFKALIRALKGQVTILLIEHNMSVVMETADRITVLNFGAVLAEGRPDEIRASKAVQSAYLGRV from the coding sequence ATGAGCCTTCTCTCCACATCCGGCCTCACCCGCCGTTTCGGTGGACTGGTCGCGGTCAACGCGGTCGATTTCGACCTGCCGCAGGGCGAGGTCCGGGCGCTGATCGGGCCGAACGGAGCCGGAAAATCCACATTCGTCGGCCTTGTCTCCGGGCGCGTCGCCGCGAGCGGCGGACGGGTGCGCTTCGACGGCGCCGACGTCACGCATCTGCCGGCGCATCGGCGGATCGGACTTGGCATCGCCTACACGTTCCAGATCACCTCGGTTTTCGCGAGACTCTCGATCTTCGAGAATGTCGCCCTCGCGGCCCGCCCCCGGCTCGGGCGCGACCGGGCGGCGGTGGCCGATGCGGTCGGCGCCGCGCTTGAACGGGTCGGGCTGGTCGAGCCCGAGACGACGCCGGCCGGCGCGCTTTCCTACGGTCACCAGCGGTTGCTGGAGATCGCGATGGGACTGGCGCAGGCGCCCCGGCTCATGATCCTCGACGAACCGACCCAGGGCCTTGCTGAGAACGAGATCGCCGGGTTCAAGGCGCTGATCCGGGCGCTGAAGGGCCAAGTCACCATTCTGCTGATCGAACACAACATGAGCGTGGTGATGGAGACCGCCGACCGGATCACCGTGCTCAATTTCGGCGCGGTGCTGGCCGAGGGGCGCCCCGATGAGATTCGCGCCAGCAAGGCGGTTCAATCCGCCTATCTCGGGCGCGTCTGA
- a CDS encoding ABC transporter substrate-binding protein — protein MSKDSFSHPAPTRRSALKLIGAGTGALVGATALPRLIGPAQAQSAAPIRIGFQVHRTGIGAAYGRWYDRTTQAAAKRINDMGGINGRPVEIIAEDDGTDPKRGAEVVEKFATQHGCDIAFGTLFSHVVIGSAPRAGELKIPYFVVSEGHHVASGMLNRWTLQPGITDVKSQVQAMAPFVGGNLGKKVTMIYPDFAFGHDHRDNFSAALKAQGGEVLEMIAIPPTETSFTRYFPKIPRETEVIYHVMVGPAVLTFVKELGEFYGPNAPALFGFIDSLEAVDIASPGLEFLEGSYFWEGAPRYAQADQTSHDKMYREAVGVDENGASISDARDVSTYAHMFGCWETLNIVKAGMETAGYKGPEDREKLVEAVEAMTEMPLSDDHPQGAKIFNGKTHQVFGHQYISRVEGGKLIRKHTTSIEDTFYPDEVDYTSMSF, from the coding sequence ATGTCTAAGGATTCGTTCTCGCATCCGGCGCCGACGCGACGGAGCGCGCTGAAACTGATTGGCGCGGGAACCGGCGCGCTGGTCGGCGCGACCGCGCTCCCACGCCTCATCGGACCGGCCCAGGCGCAAAGCGCCGCGCCGATCAGGATCGGCTTTCAGGTTCACCGCACCGGCATCGGCGCCGCCTACGGCCGCTGGTACGATCGGACGACGCAGGCCGCCGCGAAACGTATCAACGACATGGGCGGGATCAACGGCCGCCCGGTCGAGATCATCGCCGAAGATGACGGGACGGACCCCAAGCGCGGCGCCGAAGTGGTGGAGAAATTCGCCACCCAGCACGGCTGCGACATCGCCTTCGGCACGCTCTTCAGCCACGTCGTGATCGGTTCCGCCCCACGCGCCGGGGAATTGAAGATTCCCTATTTCGTGGTCTCCGAGGGTCATCATGTCGCCTCCGGCATGCTCAACCGGTGGACTCTCCAGCCCGGCATCACTGACGTGAAGAGCCAGGTGCAGGCGATGGCGCCCTTCGTCGGCGGGAATCTCGGCAAGAAAGTCACGATGATCTACCCGGATTTCGCTTTCGGCCACGACCATCGCGACAACTTCTCGGCCGCGCTGAAGGCCCAGGGGGGCGAGGTGCTGGAGATGATCGCCATCCCGCCGACGGAGACATCCTTCACCAGGTATTTCCCGAAGATCCCGCGCGAGACAGAGGTGATCTATCACGTCATGGTCGGTCCCGCCGTCCTGACCTTCGTGAAGGAGCTTGGCGAATTCTACGGGCCGAACGCCCCGGCGCTCTTCGGGTTTATCGACAGTCTGGAGGCGGTCGATATCGCCTCTCCTGGCCTCGAATTTCTGGAGGGCAGCTATTTCTGGGAGGGTGCGCCGCGCTACGCGCAGGCCGACCAGACCAGCCATGACAAGATGTATCGCGAAGCGGTCGGCGTGGACGAGAACGGCGCCTCGATCTCCGACGCGCGGGATGTCTCGACCTACGCCCATATGTTCGGCTGCTGGGAGACGCTGAACATCGTCAAGGCCGGGATGGAGACGGCTGGCTACAAGGGGCCGGAAGACCGCGAGAAGCTTGTCGAGGCGGTCGAGGCGATGACCGAAATGCCGCTGTCCGACGACCACCCGCAGGGCGCCAAGATCTTCAACGGCAAGACCCACCAGGTTTTCGGCCACCAGTACATCTCTAGAGTCGAGGGCGGAAAGCTGATCCGCAAACACACCACCTCGATCGAGGATACGTTCTATCCGGATGAGGTCGACTACACTTCGATGTCGTTCTGA
- a CDS encoding ABC transporter ATP-binding protein has product MLRVEGLDAGYGDVRILFGFDLIARSGEITCLLGRNGAGKTTALKAIMGLIPASAGRVMLDGEEIAGLPAHEVPRRRVGYVPQGRRLFAELTVAENIEIALMVRRAGSDVRERALDLFPRLRERLDQRADTLSGGEQQMLATARALCLEPRVLLLDEPTEGLQPSMVDLIRDVTLRLKREGVAVVLVEQRIDAVLALADRACFIENGRNRETLTGDALRAEPGLLEARLGV; this is encoded by the coding sequence ATGCTGCGCGTGGAAGGACTCGACGCCGGATATGGCGACGTCCGCATCCTCTTCGGGTTTGACCTGATCGCGCGGTCCGGTGAGATCACCTGCCTGCTTGGTCGCAACGGCGCCGGCAAGACGACGGCGCTGAAGGCGATAATGGGCCTCATACCGGCCAGCGCCGGCCGCGTCATGCTGGACGGTGAGGAGATCGCGGGGCTGCCCGCCCATGAGGTTCCGCGCCGCCGCGTCGGCTACGTCCCACAGGGACGGCGACTCTTCGCCGAGCTTACAGTCGCCGAGAATATCGAGATCGCGCTGATGGTCCGCCGCGCCGGGTCTGATGTTCGCGAGCGCGCGCTCGATCTCTTCCCCCGGCTACGCGAGCGGCTCGACCAGCGGGCGGATACGCTTTCCGGGGGCGAGCAGCAGATGCTGGCGACCGCCCGCGCGCTCTGCCTCGAGCCTCGGGTGCTCCTCCTCGATGAGCCGACAGAGGGGCTTCAGCCCTCGATGGTCGATCTCATTCGCGACGTGACGCTGCGGCTGAAACGGGAAGGCGTCGCTGTCGTCCTCGTCGAGCAGCGGATCGACGCGGTGCTGGCGTTGGCCGATCGGGCCTGCTTCATCGAGAACGGCCGCAACCGGGAGACGCTGACCGGCGACGCGCTCCGCGCCGAGCCAGGGCTGCTTGAGGCCCGGCTCGGCGTTTGA
- a CDS encoding ABC transporter permease produces the protein MNHPPLPAWADLGLLPLLNILAAFVVSGLIIAAIGENPLNALVVMMKGAFVYKGGLGYTLYYTTNFIFTGLAVAVAFHAAMFNIGGEGQAYIGGLGAGLAVLVADQFLPGILLIPFAVIFSALFGAAWAFIPGWLQATRGSHIVITTIMFNFIAASLMVSLLAGPLMRSGQGAPETRPFAEAAKMPYVHDMLAAVGIETARSPLNASLLIALGAAVLVWFVVWRTRFGYALRAMGASPGAAEYAGMNTVRITVLTLLLSGGLAGLMASNAVLGEPHKLVLNFTGGYGFTGIAVALMGRNHPVGVVLAALLFGALTQGGTELDFEFQTITRETVQVVQGLIILFSGALAYLFAPAVARALALIAARRGAAA, from the coding sequence ATGAACCACCCGCCGCTGCCGGCCTGGGCCGATCTGGGCCTTCTGCCGCTCCTCAACATCCTCGCCGCGTTCGTCGTCTCCGGGTTGATTATAGCGGCCATCGGCGAGAACCCGCTCAACGCGCTGGTGGTGATGATGAAGGGGGCCTTCGTCTACAAGGGCGGGCTCGGCTACACGCTCTATTACACCACGAACTTCATCTTCACCGGGCTCGCGGTCGCCGTCGCCTTCCACGCCGCGATGTTCAATATCGGCGGCGAGGGGCAGGCCTATATCGGCGGGCTCGGGGCAGGGTTGGCGGTCCTGGTCGCCGACCAGTTCCTGCCGGGGATTCTGCTCATCCCCTTCGCGGTGATCTTTTCGGCGCTGTTCGGCGCGGCCTGGGCCTTCATCCCCGGCTGGCTGCAGGCGACGCGCGGCAGCCATATCGTCATCACCACGATCATGTTCAACTTCATCGCCGCCTCGCTGATGGTCTCGCTGCTCGCCGGGCCGCTGATGCGCTCCGGGCAGGGCGCGCCCGAGACCCGGCCCTTCGCCGAGGCGGCGAAGATGCCTTATGTCCACGACATGCTGGCGGCGGTCGGGATCGAGACCGCGCGCTCGCCGCTGAACGCCTCGCTGTTGATCGCGCTTGGCGCCGCCGTGCTGGTCTGGTTCGTGGTCTGGCGCACCCGGTTCGGCTACGCGCTACGCGCCATGGGGGCGAGCCCCGGGGCGGCGGAATACGCCGGCATGAACACGGTGCGGATCACCGTGCTCACGCTGCTCTTGTCTGGCGGGCTGGCCGGGCTGATGGCCTCCAACGCGGTTCTGGGCGAGCCGCACAAACTCGTCCTCAACTTCACCGGCGGCTATGGCTTCACCGGGATCGCGGTGGCGCTGATGGGGCGCAATCATCCAGTCGGCGTGGTCCTCGCGGCGCTCCTCTTCGGCGCGTTGACCCAGGGCGGCACCGAGCTCGACTTCGAATTCCAGACCATCACCCGCGAGACCGTGCAGGTGGTGCAGGGGCTGATCATCCTCTTCTCCGGGGCGCTGGCCTATCTCTTCGCGCCGGCGGTGGCGCGGGCGCTCGCGCTCATAGCCGCGCGGCGGGGGGCTGCGGCGTGA